A region of the bacterium genome:
AGCCGTATTGCGCCGTCCGGAATCCTCTTCATCTGCAGCCCGCTACCTGGAACACGGATTCCTCCTGCTGGACCTCGAGCGCCATCGCTGTACGGTCGAAGAAAAGGAGATCTACCTGACCGCAAAGGAGTTCGGCCTCTTGAGTGCGTTGATGAGCCGACCGGGGCGAGTACTGTCCAGGGAGAAACTCCTGGATGAACTCTGGGGATCAGACATCACCGTGACCCACCGTACGGTGGACACGCATTTGATGCGACTGCGGGAAAAACTCGGCAACGCCGGTGGCTATATCCATACTGTTCGTGGCGTGGGTTATCGGTTCACTGACTGATGCCCGCTCCCGCGCTCGGTGAAAATGGAATGAAGCCCTGAGACGATCCCGGAGCCGTCATGTCGAGAATCCAGCTCAAGATCATGGGTGCGCTTGCGCTACTCATCGTCGTCGTCATCAGTTCCAGTGGCTTCCTGGCCGAGAGAACGTTTCGAGAACGCACTACGAGCAATATGGAGGCCAACCTCGAGCACCAGGCCAATCTGGTGGCTCAGCTGGTCCAGAGAGTCGGATTCGACCCAGTCCATGCCGAGCGACTCCAGGGGATTGCATTCGAGGGATCCGCTTCGATCGGTGCGCGAATCACTCTGATCGATCCATCCGGCCTCGTACTCGCAGACTCCGAAGTTTCCCTGGCCGAGATCTCCGGGCTCACGAACCACTCCGATCGCCCCGAAATCGTCGCAGCCCTGCACACGGGTGTCGGACACAGCATTCGACGAAGCGATACGCTGAAACGATCTCTCCTGTACGTCGCAGTTCGCGTACCGGATGAGGATTCCGGGAAAGTCTACGGCGTCGTCCGTCTGTCCGTCTTCCTCGATCAACTCGAAGCAGCTATTGCGGAGCTGCGCAAAGAACTGATCGTCGCAAGCTTGGTCGGCCTCGTCGCAGCGCTCGGGCTTTCATACGCTCTCTCCCTTCTCAGCCTGCGACCGATTCGCGAACTCCGCGAAGTGGTGGCAGACATCGCTGAGGGCAAGCTCGGAAGTCGTTTGAACTGGGCTAGTAAGGACGAGCGGGGCGAGATCGCCGCCTCGATCAATCTCCTGGCACGGCAGATGCGCGCCAGCACGGACGAGGTACTGCGAGAAAGAGTACAGCTCGAAGCCGTCGTCTCGAGCATGGTGGAAGGCGTGATCGTGATCGACCGCGAGGGAAAGGTGTTGCTCGTCAACCCGCGCGCGAGAGAGATGCTCTCCGTCTGGGGCAAGTTTCACGGCCGTCCCGTGCCCGAGATCATCCGCTCGCCCGAGATCATCCAGGCCTTGCACGATGCCGCGACCGGCAATGAAATTGTTGTTCGAGAGCTGGAAGTCCAGGCGGAGAAGAACAGAGTGTTGTTGATGCACGCCTCGGGTTTTCCCGCGACGAGTCCTCGCTCAGGTACGGTCGCCGTATTCCACGACGTTTCAGAACTGCGACGTGTCGACGAAGTACGACGGGATTTCATCGCCAACGCGTCCCACGAACTGCGCACACCGCTGACGGCCATCCAGGGTTTCGCCCATTCTCTTTCCGGCCCGGGCACAGAAGTCAGTCCTGAAGAGCTCTCGCACTACCTCGACGTAATCGTGCGCAACGCTCAGCGCATGTCGAACCTGATCGACGATCTTCTCACCTTGTCTCGAATCGAGAGCGGCACGACGACACTCGAGTTCAATGCACTAGACGTACCGCCCATAATCGAATCCGTTGTCGCAGACTTCGGGCCGCGTTTTCAGGAAGCGGCCATCGAACTGAAGCTCCACGCGAATCAGGTTCCTCGGTGCTACGCGAATCGCGGCGCGCTGGAACAGATTCTGTCCAATCTTCTCAGCAATGCTGCACGCTACTCCAATCCCGGATCCAGGGTCGACGTCTACTGCGAGCAGCGCGGTATCCGCCTGGAGATTCGCGTCGCCGATACAGGGATCGGAATCCCAGAGGGGGATCGCGAGCGGATCTTCGAGCGCTTTTATCGAGTTGACGCAGCCCGATCGCGCGCACTGGGAAGCACCGGACTCGGCCTTTCAATCGTCAGGCATCTGGTTCGCGCGATGGACGGCCAGATTCATCTCACGAGCGAAGTCGGAAAGGGCTCCACGTTCAGCTTCACTCTGCCAATCGCCGAAGCATCGGACGCGGACTAACCCGC
Encoded here:
- a CDS encoding HAMP domain-containing protein yields the protein MSRIQLKIMGALALLIVVVISSSGFLAERTFRERTTSNMEANLEHQANLVAQLVQRVGFDPVHAERLQGIAFEGSASIGARITLIDPSGLVLADSEVSLAEISGLTNHSDRPEIVAALHTGVGHSIRRSDTLKRSLLYVAVRVPDEDSGKVYGVVRLSVFLDQLEAAIAELRKELIVASLVGLVAALGLSYALSLLSLRPIRELREVVADIAEGKLGSRLNWASKDERGEIAASINLLARQMRASTDEVLRERVQLEAVVSSMVEGVIVIDREGKVLLVNPRAREMLSVWGKFHGRPVPEIIRSPEIIQALHDAATGNEIVVRELEVQAEKNRVLLMHASGFPATSPRSGTVAVFHDVSELRRVDEVRRDFIANASHELRTPLTAIQGFAHSLSGPGTEVSPEELSHYLDVIVRNAQRMSNLIDDLLTLSRIESGTTTLEFNALDVPPIIESVVADFGPRFQEAAIELKLHANQVPRCYANRGALEQILSNLLSNAARYSNPGSRVDVYCEQRGIRLEIRVADTGIGIPEGDRERIFERFYRVDAARSRALGSTGLGLSIVRHLVRAMDGQIHLTSEVGKGSTFSFTLPIAEASDAD